A genomic window from Oncorhynchus mykiss isolate Arlee unplaced genomic scaffold, USDA_OmykA_1.1 un_scaffold_227, whole genome shotgun sequence includes:
- the LOC110496441 gene encoding toll-like receptor 13 translates to MRSMFSHPAVLFLWIQSSSGWMHPKCQIYDSSEDLENFPTWTCSHIPHHAERYTAACQDVTAIEEDLLGLPPNINTLCIYMTHGENRSMSLGFFSQFQDLEYLYIDGCFTQILPTANSHLPNLQHMHLGKWGTDSDCCECHIGPHTFRDLVNLSHLILWRYRLSAMSPDVFHGIPLLQSLIITEPCLEDLSEIACRIMNIKSLVRLYVDATNIRSLNISNCSVLNTNESMTPVYINLARIDLSFGEITHIEEGSLAWLQNLTRLAGAFSQEVLLDLPLSGIKQIQVLSCSGINVIDIESICNVVFLFSIKKIYVNNANTSSLSMSSVELCTGLEYMYLSVPLSFHPTTHLDWHFIYSLKNLSQLNIVGLEDNRLDICSFQKQPITWLTNLTLGLKKQMLFAKQFICLVKLLYLDIKYNLISNIEDFAFQGLTNLESLDITRNKITQINANTFYGLHSLTWLDLRNNPLIHNIEAMSFTHLMSLRQVFLGQVHNPLTEPVINLNLTLIFGGILSQLTRLYISSAMRPMQLTIGSNITSKQNLSLQLKGQTVSFQDCDRPFFQSVTHLHADAEEFLCGSEFMGKYFTSVETFDYRSKLSAKRVDLTSINQLIHLRKLTLRQVDLLIQRSADIIFHNLTKLEVLEMYHCRIYSLEGSLTKDLKSLKRVYLHIENIYNVFYSFTEPLSSLQHLTFNNLQMFCSCDNAWLITWAKGCRQVEVIMLGPYAKTGMYALEDLICLSDNGIDTPNFVKYTEANCTTEVGFVLFVATGLGVLFFMLVVLVHNLAGPYLLPLYHITLGWLLEAMRSNTRGRYHYDAFVSYSGKDERWVVEELLPNLEQRGPPFLRLCLHSRDFQLGKDIVENITDSLYRSRHTLCLVSRHYLRSNWCSLEMKLATYRLQLEQRDILLLVFLEKIPPRRLSAHHRLARLLKTRTYLDWPQDPLQHQAFWDRLWAKLKPQTELEIRG, encoded by the coding sequence ATGAGATCTATGTTTTCCCACCCTGCCGTCCTGTTCCTGTGGATTCAGAGTTCTAGTGGATGGATGCATCCTAAATGCCAGATTTATGACAGTAGTGAAGACTTGGAAAACTTTCCCACCTGGACCTGCAGCCACATACCTCATCATGCAGAACGTTACACTGCTGCCTGTCAAGATGTCACAGCCATCGAGGAGGATCTACTTGGACTTCCCCCTAATATCAATACCCTCTGCATATATATGACACATGGTGAAAATAGATCCATGTCTCTGGGCTTTTTCTCTCAGTTTCAGGATCTAGAGTACCTGTACATTGATGGCTGTTTTACTCAAATCCTTCCAACTGCGAATAGTCACCTTCCAAATCTGCAACATATGCACTTAGGTAAATGGGGAACTGACTCAGATTGCTGTGAATGTCATATTGGGCCCCATACATTCAGAGATCTCGTCAACCTAAGTCATTTGATTCTTTGGAGATATAGACTGTCAGCAATGTCCCCGGATGTTTTCCATGGCATTCCTCTGTTACAAAGTCTCATCATTACGGAACCCTGTTTAGAGGATTTGTCAGAGATAGCATGCAGAATTATGAATATTAAGTCACTTGTTAGGTTATATGTAGACGCAACAAACATACGATCGTTAAACATTTCAAACTGCTCCGTCTTAAACACCAACGAAAGCATGACACCTGTTTATATAAATCTAGCGAGGATTGACTTATCATTTGgtgaaataacacacatagaGGAAGGTTCACTGGCTTGGCTCCAGAACCTCACAAGGTTAGCAGGGGCTTTCAGCCAGGAAGTCCTACTGGACCTTCCCCTGTCTGGGATAAAACAAATCCAGGTCCTCAGTTGCTCTGGGATCAATGTCATTGATATTGAAAGTAtctgtaatgtagtgtttttgttttCAATCAAGAAAATATATGTAAACAATGCCAATACAAGCAGCCTCTCTATGTCCAGTGTTGAATTGTGCACTGGGCTAGAATATATGTATTTAAGTGTACCTTTGTCTTTCCATCCTACTACCCATTTGGATTGGCATTTTATTTACAGTCTCAAAAACCTTAGTCAATTAAACATAGTCGGCCTGGAAGACAACAGACTTGATATTTGCTCCTTCCAAAAACAACCAATAACATGGTTAACAAATCTCACTTTAGGGTTGAAAAAGCAAATGCTTTTTGCTAAACAATTTATCTGTCTTGTTAAGCTCCTGTATCTggatataaaatataatttaatttCAAACATTGAAGACTTTGCTTTCCAGGGATTGACAAATCTGGAGTCCTTAGACATTACAAGGAATAAGATAACACAGATAAATGCAAACACATTTTATGGTTTACATAGTTTGACATGGTTAGACCTCAGGAACAATCCACTTATTCACAACATTGAGGCAATGTCTTTCACACACCTCATGTCTCTTAGACAAGTGTTTCTCGGGCAAGTGCACAACCCACTAACAGAACCTGTGATCAATCTGAATCTGACACTTATATTTGGTGGAATTCTGAGTCAACTGACTCGTCTGTACATTAGTTCAGCTATGAGGCCAATGCAGTTGACTATCGGCAGTAACATCACATCTAAACAGAACCTGAGTCTCCAGCTCAAAGGCCAGACGGTGTCATTTCAGGACTGTGACAGACCTTTCTTTCAGTCTGTAACCCATCTTCATGCTGATGCTGAAGAATTCCTTTGTGGATCTGAATTCATGGGAAAGTACTTCACGTCTGTGGAGACATTTGACTACAGATCAAAGCTTTCAGCTAAAAGGGTTGATTTAACATCAATTAATCAGCTGATTCACCTGAGGAAACTGACTCTACGACAGGTGGATCTTTTAATACAGCGTTCTGCCGACATCATTTTTCACAACTTGACCAAACTGGAGGTTCTGGAAATGTACCACTGCAGGATTTACTCTTTAGAGGGGAGTTTAACTAAAGACTTGAAATCTTTGAAAAGAGTGTATTTGCATATAGAGAACATTTATAATGTATTCTATAGCTTTACTGAACCTCTCTCTAGTCTTCAGCATTTGACGTTTAATAATTTACAGATGTTTTGCAGTTGTGACAATGCTTGGCTCATAACATGGGCAAAGGGGTGCAGGCAGGTTGAAGTGATCATGCTTGGTCCGTATGCTAAAACCGGTATGTATGCTTTGGAGGACTTGATATGCTTGTCGGACAATGGAATAGACACACCTAATTTTGTCAAGTACACAGAAGCCAACTGCACAACAGAGGTTGGCTTTGTGCTCTTTGTTGCGACTGGCCTGGGAGTCCTGTTCTTCATGCTGGTGGTGTTGGTCCATAACCTGGCCGGCccctacctcctccccctctaccacATCACCCTTGGCTGGCTGTTAGAAGCCATGCGATCCAACACCAGGGGGCGCTACCACTACGATGCGTTTGTCTCCTATAGCGGGAAGGACGAGCGCTGGGTGGTGGAGGAGCTGCTTCCCAATCTGGAGCAGAGGGGTCCTCCTTTCCTGCGCCTCTGTCTGCACAGCAGGGACTTCCAGCTGGGGAAGGACATTGTGGAGAACATCACAGACAGCCTCTACCGGAGCCGCCACACTCTCTGCCTAGTCAGCCGCCACTACCTACGCAGTAACTGGTGCTCTCTGGAGATGAAGCTGGCCACCTACAGGCTGCAGCTGGAGCAAAGGGACATCCTCCTTCTGGTCTTCCTGGAGAAGATCCCCCCTCGCCGTCTGTCTGCCCACCACAGGCTGGCTCGCCTGCTGAAAACCAGGACTTATCTGGACTGGCCCCAGGACCCCCTTCAGCACCAGGCATTCTGGGACAGACTGTGGGCTAAACTGAAACCTCAGACTGAGCTTGAGATCAGAGGTTGA